One window of the Zea mays cultivar B73 chromosome 3, Zm-B73-REFERENCE-NAM-5.0, whole genome shotgun sequence genome contains the following:
- the LOC100382925 gene encoding uncharacterized LOC100382925 has protein sequence MPPKSKASAAAEPVAVEDLFASLHRHIEAGAFKQAAKVADQVLKAAPGDEDAVRCKVVAYIKADEIDKALAAIRAAERLPIDLSYYRAYCCYRQNKLHEALELLRGQEETSAVLQLESQIFYRLGRMNDCMSSYEKLKKFKIDSMDLKINIIAALVAAGRASEVQAAMKALKVDLTTRALRDTRSFELAYNSACSLIENKKYSEAKEQLDLAKRIGKEELMVEDYGEADIEYELAPVSAQLAYVQQLQGQSQEAMQTYVNMINGQSADLSSLAVATTNLISIKGTKDTADSLKKLDRLIGTTTAPNQLHLVENLDYKLSPWQKEALYSARVLLLLHANKTEQAHELVRGLLGMFPDSVFPVLLQAAVHVKEKKIHKAEDVLSQYAEKRPENSKGLLLALAQIAANANHFQLAADSLSRIPDIQHMPATVATLVALKERLGDSNAAASVLDSAINWWKNSMTEDNKLDILTREAAAFKLSHGRDEEACLLYEELVKSHGSIEALAGLVMTSARTNLEKAEQYEKKLKPLPGLKGVNVESLEKTSGARHVEGPQDMKVDVPEEVKKQKAKKRKRKPRYPKGFDPANPGPPPDPERWLPRRERSSYRPKRKDKRAQVRGAQGAVSRETSATNVGASSKGSQTTNSSKTPAVNAEQPKTSNKSRKKKSRH, from the exons ATGCCGCCGAAATCGAAGGCGTCCGCCGCCGCGGAGCCGGTGGCCGTCGAGGACCTCTTCGCCTCGCTCCACCGCCACATCGAGGCAGGTGCTTTCAAACAGGCCGCCAAGGTCGCCGACCAAG TTCTCAAGGCAGCGCCGGGAGATGAGGACGCGGTGCGATGCAAGGTGGTGGCATACATCAAGGCCGACGAGATCGACAAGGCGCTCGCCGCGATCCGCGCCGCCGAGCGCCTCCCGATCGATCTCAGCTACTACAGG GCCTACTGCTGCTACAGGCAAAACAAACTGCATGAGGCTCTTGAGCTTTTAAGAGGCCAAGAAGAAACTTCAGCTGTTCTCCAGCTGGAATCCCAGATCTTTTACCGACTAGGAAGAATGAATGATTGCATGAGTAGCTATGAGAagcttaaaaaatttaaaattgacTCAATGGATCTGAAGATAAATATCATTGCTGCTCTAGTTGCTGCTGGAAGGGCTTCTGAGGTACAGGCAGCTATGAAGGCGCTTAAGGTTGATCTTACCACGAGAGCACTCAGGGATACTCGTAGTTTTGAGCTCGCATACAATTCTGCTTGCTCCTTGATAGAAAACAAGAAGTACTCTGAAGCCAAGGAGCAATTGGACTTGGCTAAAAG AATTGGGAAAGAAGAGCTTATGGTGGAAGACTACGGCGAGGCGGATATTGAATATGAATTAGCTCCTGTTTCTGCTCAGCTTGCTTATGTGCAGCAG CTACAAGGACAATCTCAAGAAGCTATGCAAACATATGTTAATATGATAAATGGGCAGTCAGCTGATTTATCATCACTTGCTGTGGCAACAACAAATCTTATTTcaataaaaggtacaaaagatACCGCAGATAGCTTGAAGAAGCTCGATCGGCTTATTGGAACAACTACAGCTCCAAACCAGTTGCATCTTGTTGAAAACCTTGACTACAAGTTATCCCCATGGCAGAAAGAAGCTCTGTATTCTGCACGTGTTCTTTTACTGCTCCATGCAAATAAAACTGAACAG GCACATGAGTTGGTCAGGGGGCTGCTTGGTATGTTTCCAGATAGTGTATTCCCTGTTTTACTTCAAGCCGCTGTTCATGTTAAAGAAAAGAAGATTCACAAAGCTGAAGATGTTCTTAGCCAGTACGCTGAGAAGCGTCCTGAGAATTCTAAAGGGCTCCTCCTTGCACTTGCCCAGATTGCTGCTAATGCCAACCATTTTCAGCTTGCTGCTGACTCACTATCCAGAATACCTGACATTCAGCACATGCCTGCAACAGTTGCTACATTAGTGGCCCTTAAAGAGCGCCTAGGTGACTCCAATGCTGCAGCTTCTGTACTTGATTCTGCTATCAACTGGTGGAAGAATTCCATGACCGAGGATAACAAATTAGATATATTAACACGGGAGGCTGCTGCATTTAAGCTCAGCCATGGACGTGATGAAGAGGCTTGTTTGTTGTATGAGGAACTTGTGAAGAGCCATGGAAGCATAGAAGCTTTGGCTGGGTTAGTAATGACTTCAGCGCGCACTAACTTGGAGAAGGCAGAACAATACGAGAAGAAACTGAAGCCATTGCCAGGCCTCAAAGGAGTTAATGTTGAGAGCTTGGAGAAGACATCTGGTGCAAGGCATGTGGAAGGGCCCCAAGACATGAAGGTAGATGTTCCCGAGGAAGTGAAGAAGCAAAAGGCAAAGAAGAGGAAGCGGAAGCCTAGATACCCGAAAGGCTTCGATCCAGCAAACCCGGGGCCGCCACCAGATCCCGAGAGATGGCTGCCAAGGAGAGAGCGGTCCAGTTACCGTCCAAAGAGGAAGGATAAGAGGGCTCAGGTCAGAGGTGCTCAAGGAGCTGTGTCTAGGGAAACATCGGCCACCAATGTCGGTGCTTCCTCAAAAGGAAGCCAAACCACCAATTCATCAAAGACACCGGCGGTAAATGCTGAACAGCCAAAAACTAGCAACAAATCTAGGAAGAAGAAGTCCAGGCATTAG